From the Pelorhabdus rhamnosifermentans genome, the window ATTATTATGAGTCTGGCCATTTCGGCTTTTGCGGTTGTTTTTTTGTCTGCTTTTTTTCTTGTTGCTGAGAGCCCTTTTGTGGAGCGAAATCTTCAGTATATCATTGTCGGTATTACGATGAGCAGTATTTTTATTGGCAGTGTTTATGCTACTTTTAAGGTAGAATCAAAAGGTTTAATTGTGGGTAGTATCATTGGATTTTGTTATGTAAGCTTATCTCTGCTTATTGGACTTTATGTCGCCCAGGATATGTTATCCATATGGGTAACAGTCAATAAATTTGTAGCCGGGATTGCCGCTGGAGCACTTGGCGGACTTGTGGGTGTAAATTTATCTTAAGGAGTTAGCAGGAATTTTTTGCTGCTAGAGCGAAATTATTCTTTCAAAGTCATATTCCGCTGTTTTCCTGACCTGTTCAGGAGTGAATAGCGGTTTTAT encodes:
- a CDS encoding TIGR04086 family membrane protein; this translates as MAKRIRNKANALLPRKVPQVAKLIISGIIMSLAISAFAVVFLSAFFLVAESPFVERNLQYIIVGITMSSIFIGSVYATFKVESKGLIVGSIIGFCYVSLSLLIGLYVAQDMLSIWVTVNKFVAGIAAGALGGLVGVNLS